In Primulina huaijiensis isolate GDHJ02 chromosome 16, ASM1229523v2, whole genome shotgun sequence, a single genomic region encodes these proteins:
- the LOC140962044 gene encoding transcription repressor OFP15-like, whose translation MRKKVKQPFLPKPREHTTTSAAASPWLWPACVNHPKTLSFRSTTNNGIMNSAYLVDTNKTPEFVDTPVDSFFSLTNSFERMNYDPKETSFSFSSEMFDNLEISEGLKSKRLFFKPGETSSILEEAKPNGFQLGESVRIMAMDSRDPFLDFRASMEEMIEAHGLKDWDCFEDLLTCYLRVNLKSNHGYIIGAFVDLLLHLPVSANDHSSNSAIVEHCSPSSNTTQCSLASPLSFSSSS comes from the coding sequence ATGAGAAAGAAAGTGAAACAACCATTTCTGCCTAAACCCAGAGAACACACCACCACATCTGCTGCCGCCTCTCCTTGGCTGTGGCCAGCCTGTGTCAACCATCCCAAAACCTTATCTTTCCGCTCCACCACCAATAATGGGATCATGAACTCAGCCTATCTGGTTGATACAAACAAAACCCCCGAATTCGTTGATACCCCAGTTGATTCATTTTTCAGCCTCACCAACTCGTTTGAACGCATGAATTATGATCCCAAAGAAACCAGCTTCTCTTTTTCATCAGAAATGTTCGATAACTTAGAGATTAGTGAGGGTTTGAAGTCGAAGAGGCTGTTCTTCAAGCCTGGAGAAACAAGCTCTATCCTAGAAGAGGCAAAACCAAATGGCTTCCAACTCGGAGAAAGCGTAAGAATTATGGCTATGGATTCCAGGGACCCGTTCTTGGATTTCAGGGCTTCGATGGAGGAAATGATTGAAGCCCACGGGTTAAAAGATTGGGATTGTTTTGAGGATTTACTCACTTGCTACTTAAGAGTCAATCTCAAGAGTAATCATGGATATATAATTGGCGCCTTTGTGGATTTGCTGCTGCATCTTCCTGTTTCTGCTAACGATCATTCTTCAAATTCCGCCATCGTCGAACATTGCTCACCTTCTTCAAATACTACACAGTGTTCTTTAGCATCTCCTCTGTCATTTTCTTCTTCTAGTTAA
- the LOC140961456 gene encoding probable CCR4-associated factor 1 homolog 11, with translation MSYFASGPPAPPQRSFPSPTLNVPQQPGSLEIVFKNCKKPILIRSVWSSNLESEFCIIRGIIDCFPVVSMDTEFPGVVFQHRPRYPNSIDHYHTLKSNVDALKLIQVGITLSDSSGNFPDLGSPHHCFVWEFNFRDFDIAHDDHAPTSIDLLRHQGIDFVRNRQLGVCTYRFAQLMMTSGLICNENVTYITFHSGYDFGYLIKVLTGKNLPGTLAEFLNFLMVFFGNNVYDVKHLMKFCQGLHGGLDRVAQSLGVERAAGNCHQAGSDSLLTWQAFEKIRSVYFSNLVNGEFPVKYAGVLYGLEILGP, from the coding sequence ATGTCGTACTTCGCCTCCGGCCCACCAGCGCCGCCACAGCGATCCTTTCCTTCGCCGACTCTCAATGTCCCTCAACAGCCAGGTTCTTTGGAGATCGTTTTCAAAAACTGTAAAAAGCCTATCTTGATTCGATCAGTCTGGTCTAGTAACTTGGAGTCCGAATTTTGCATCATTCGTGGCATCATTGACTGCTTCCCTGTCGTTTCAATGGACACTGAGTTTCCCGGCGTCGTGTTCCAGCACCGCCCCCGTTATCCAAATTCCATCGATCACTACCACACTCTGAAGTCGAATGTTGACGCGCTCAAGCTTATTCAGGTCGGGATCACGCTTTCAGATTCCTCTGGCAACTTCCCTGACCTTGGAAGTCCACATCATTGCTTCGTCTGGGAGTTTAATTTTCGCGATTTTGATATCGCTCATGATGACCACGCGCCGACCTCCATCGATCTCCTACGTCACCAAGGAATAGACTTCGTGCGCAATCGGCAGCTAGGTGTGTGTACGTATCGCTTTGCCCAGCTTATGATGACTTCTGGACTGATTTGCAATGAAAATGTTACTTACATAACCTTTCACAGTGGCTACGATTTCGGCTACCTCATCAAGGTTTTAACGGGGAAGAACCTGCCGGGGACCCTTGCTGAATTTCTGAATTTTCTGATGGTCTTTTTCGGGAACAATGTTTATGATGTGAAACACTTGATGAAATTCTGCCAGGGACTTCATGGGGGTTTGGATAGGGTGGCACAGTCGCTTGGGGTGGAGCGTGCTGCAGGGAATTGCCACCAGGCTGGTTCAGATAGCCTGCTTACGTGGCAGGCGTTTGAGAAGATCAGAAGTGTCTACTTTAGTAATCTTGTAAATGGTGAATTTCCTGTAAAGTATGCTGGTGTTCTCTATGGGTTAGAGATTCTTGGCCCTTGA
- the LOC140961464 gene encoding uncharacterized protein, with protein MSLHLGNISPHIHRDDLERVFRRFGKCTVRVMDKYGFVVFDYPASAEKALKSLRGKRICGEAITLSWSKRQPRGWQGLPRGGKIYEPPIRRHLVNESVHQRLGSNNKEMDYEREDGQGRNLGSADPVDDSHGYHPDDLKTLVGEKDRAFSNDNLEVGVGKNHLKVERWREPVAVENGFENALEFDRYEPRESDDEKEQEEYEHASPSDGSPAARKSKERPGIEQNGQSKSQKTCYTCGEVGHKMNVCPLNLLRSRSLGRLHQRGGIVPMRQQESNREPSTYRRHWRLLRRGDSPFRRITPEFRSKKRNNREYENDEKHHSKKTRGLLPSSIHDHTSSRSQSLSRSLRSLSRSPSNSKHKSVSSRNHTQSFSLRPSTSCHSGSKALKSRSASRSVSPTSSELAVGLVRDLSSSQNSRPTNTKDSIVKVSAGLVHSRDLFEQCRYERSRVASFNTEMITAVTENEHEAGPSKLEKEKMRKDFFERDSALCESASKVTKGSGSLLESKVQKSEDGCSSAGNSSPHRMKDVKGSQTKDLMLEDVLAPGPCITSGTNTVGSVRISSQEIYMVLKHYGLQYPEENENELPVETYFGSARLWPWEIIYYRRLKKGFDPAKIHAQRVAQNKEFSIVD; from the coding sequence ATGTCGCTGCATCTTGGAAATATATCACCTCACATTCATAGAGATGACCTCGAACGTGTTTTCCGGAGGTTTGGGAAGTGTACTGTACGGGTTATGGACAAATATGGATTTGTTGTTTTTGATTACCCTGCAAGTGCTGAAAAAGCTCTGAAATCGCTGAGAGGAAAAAGGATATGTGGAGAGGCTATAACTCTATCTTGGTCAAAGCGGCAGCCTCGAGGTTGGCAGGGACTTCCTAGAGGTGGTAAAATATATGAGCCACCGATCAGAAGACATTTGGTAAATGAAAGTGTTCATCAAAGATTGGGCtcaaataataaagaaatggaTTATGAGCGGGAAGATGGTCAAGGCAGGAATCTCGGTTCTGCTGATCCGGTCGATGATTCACATGGCTATCATCCAGATGATTTAAAAACTCTTGTCGGGGAGAAGGATCGTGCGTTTTCAAATGATAATCTGGAAGTAGGTGTTGGGAAGAACCATTTGAAAGTTGAGAGGTGGAGAGAACCGGTTGCGGttgaaaatggttttgaaaaTGCCTTGGAATTTGATAGGTATGAACCTCGTGAAAGCGATGATGAAAAGGAGCAAGAAGAATATGAACATGCATCTCCCTCGGATGGTTCTCCTGCTGCCAGGAAGTCTAAAGAGAGACCGGGAATTGAGCAAAATGGTCAGTCAAAATCTCAGAAAACTTGCTATACGTGTGGGGAAGTGGGTCACAAAATGAATGTGTGTCCATTAAATCTGCTGAGATCAAGATCGCTAGGAAGGCTGCACCAACGTGGTGGAATTGTTCCCATGAGGCAACAGGAAAGTAACCGGGAGCCATCCACTTACAGAAGACATTGGAGACTGCTGAGACGTGGAGATTCACCCTTTCGAAGGATAACTCCTGAATTCAGAAGTAAGAAACGGAATAATAGAGAATATGAAAATGATGAGAAACATCATTCAAAGAAAACCAGGGGGCTATTGCCATCTTCAATTCACGACCATACTTCATCCAGATCTCAGTCACTTTCTAGATCTTTAAGGTCTTTGTCTCGGTCTCCATCAAATTCCAAGCACAAATCAGTATCTTCCAGAAACCATACCCAGTCTTTTTCTTTGAGGCCTTCAACATCATGTCACTCTGGTTCTAAGGCCCTCAAGTCAAGGTCTGCATCGAGGTCAGTGTCTCCTACATCTTCAGAATTAGCTGTAGGACTTGTTAGAGATTTATCTTCTTCCCAAAATAGTAGACCAACAAACACAAAGGATTCCATTGTAAAGGTTTCTGCTGGTCTTGTTCACAGCAGGGATTTGTTTGAACAATGTCGTTATGAAAGGAGTCGTGTAGCTTCATTTAATACTGAAATGATCACTGCTGTAACGGAAAATGAACATGAAGCTGGACCCTCTAAATTAGAGAAGGAAAAAATGAGGAAGGATTTTTTTGAAAGGGATAGTGCTCTCTGCGAATCTGCCTCCAAAGTCACCAAAGGTTCAGGCTCACTGTTGGAATCTAAAGTACAAAAGTCAGAGGATGGCTGCAGTTCTGCGGGAAATTCATCGCCGCATCGTATGAAGGATGTGAAAGGTTCTCAAACTAAGGATCTTATGTTGGAAGATGTATTGGCACCAGGCCCTTGTATCACCTCAGGGACTAATACTGTCGGTTCAGTTAGAATCTCTTCACAGGAAATATACATGGTCTTAAAACATTATGGCCTGCAGTATCCAgaggaaaatgaaaatgaattgCCCGTGGAAACTTATTTTGGGTCTGCGCGCTTGTGGCCTTGGGAAATAATATACTACAGGAGACTGAAAAAGGGTTTTGATCCAGCTAAGATTCATGCGCAGAGGGTTGCTCAGAATAAAGAATTTAGTATTGTTGATTGA
- the LOC140961457 gene encoding ubiquitin-conjugating enzyme E2 variant 1D-like, which produces MTLGSGGSSIVVPRNFRLLEELERGEKGIGDGTVSYGMDDGDDIYMRSWTGTIIGPHNSVHEGRIYQLKLFCDKDYPEKPPSVRFHSQINMTCVNHENGVVEPKKFGLLANWQREYTMEDILTQLKKEMAVPHNRKLVQPPEGTYF; this is translated from the exons ATGACCCTTGGTTCAGGAGGATCCAGTATCGTAG TCCCCCGAAATTTCAGATTGTTGGAGGAACTTGAACGTGGAGAGAAGGGAATTGGAGATGGCACTGTAAGCTACGGAATGGATGATGGAGATGACATTTACATGCGATCCTGGACTGGTACCATAATAGGCCCTCACAAT TCTGTACATGAAGGACGCATTTACCAATTGAAGCTGTTCTGTGACAAAGACTACCCGGAGAAGCCTCCTAGTGTTCGTTTCCATTCCCAGATCAATATGACATGCGTAAACCATGAAAATGGAGTG GTGGAACCGAAGAAGTTTGGACTTTTAGCAAATTGGCAACGAGAGTACACAATGGAAGACATATTAACACAGTTGAAGAAGGAGATGGCTGTTCCACACAACCGTAAGCTAGTCCAGCCTCCCGAAGGAACCTATTTTTAG